The following are from one region of the Sulfurimicrobium lacus genome:
- a CDS encoding ABC-F family ATP-binding cassette domain-containing protein has product MLSLQNLVYFQHGTPLFQNATLQIFANQRVGLVGKNGCGKSTLFRLIRGEIRADGGEISFQQGKTLAFVEQEIANSERPALEFVLDGDSELRQLEGVLAKEPHDAAWFEAQHRFEAIEGYAAPSRAAQLLNGLGFSTEQLARPVASFSGGWRMRLNLARALMRRADLLLLDEPTNHLDLEAILWLEQYLARYPGSILLVSHDREFLNACVNRIAHVHDQVIDSYAGDYDSFERARAERATQQNQAFAQQQEKIAHLEDFIRRFRAKASKAKQAQSRVKALERLERIAPAHVDHGHFELEIEAPERSPDTLIRLEKAACGYGDQTLLANISLVLRSGARIALLGPNGAGKSTLIKLLVGELQATEGSRETAPDLRIGYFAQHQLEHLDGAATPLEHLMRIAPQATVQELRNFIGRFGLAGEGEDRPVATFSGGEKSRLALALLAWQKPHLLLLDEPTNHLDLDMRDALTLALEEYGGAMVLVSHDRSLIRATADELWLVADGTVKLFEGDLEDYRTWVESRRQAENAGSKSAPAEKPRRENAPRKKALLSKQAKLESELHKAQADLAETNRQLADPALYQGSDAALANSLNQQRETLEARVAQLEEDWLELEMALEDAL; this is encoded by the coding sequence ATGTTATCACTGCAAAACCTGGTTTATTTCCAGCACGGAACCCCCCTCTTCCAGAACGCCACCCTGCAAATCTTCGCCAACCAGCGCGTCGGCCTGGTGGGCAAGAACGGCTGCGGCAAATCCACCCTGTTCCGCCTGATCCGCGGCGAAATCCGCGCCGACGGGGGCGAGATTTCCTTCCAGCAGGGCAAGACCCTGGCCTTCGTGGAGCAGGAAATCGCCAACTCCGAGCGCCCGGCGCTGGAATTCGTGCTCGACGGCGACAGCGAGCTGCGCCAGCTGGAGGGCGTGTTGGCCAAAGAGCCGCACGACGCCGCCTGGTTCGAGGCCCAGCACCGTTTCGAAGCCATCGAGGGCTACGCCGCCCCGTCCCGTGCCGCGCAGCTGCTCAACGGGCTGGGGTTCAGCACCGAGCAGCTGGCGCGCCCGGTGGCGAGTTTCTCCGGCGGCTGGCGCATGCGCCTCAACCTGGCCCGTGCCCTGATGCGCCGCGCCGACCTGCTGCTGCTGGACGAGCCGACCAACCACCTCGACCTCGAAGCCATCCTGTGGCTGGAGCAATACCTCGCGCGCTACCCCGGCAGCATCCTGCTGGTGTCGCACGACCGCGAATTCCTCAACGCCTGCGTCAACCGCATCGCCCACGTGCACGACCAGGTCATCGACAGCTACGCCGGCGACTACGACAGCTTCGAGCGCGCCCGCGCCGAGCGCGCCACGCAACAGAACCAGGCCTTCGCGCAGCAACAGGAGAAGATCGCCCACCTCGAGGACTTCATCCGCCGCTTCCGCGCCAAGGCCAGCAAGGCCAAGCAGGCGCAAAGCCGCGTCAAGGCGCTGGAACGGCTGGAGCGCATCGCCCCGGCGCACGTCGACCACGGCCACTTCGAGCTGGAGATCGAGGCGCCGGAGCGCAGCCCGGACACCCTGATCCGGCTGGAGAAGGCCGCTTGCGGCTACGGCGACCAGACCCTGCTCGCCAACATCAGCCTGGTACTGCGCTCCGGCGCGCGTATCGCCCTGCTCGGCCCCAACGGCGCGGGCAAGTCCACCCTCATCAAGCTGCTGGTGGGCGAACTGCAGGCCACGGAGGGCAGCCGCGAAACCGCGCCGGACCTGCGCATCGGCTATTTCGCCCAGCACCAGCTGGAGCACCTCGACGGCGCCGCGACGCCGCTCGAACACCTGATGCGCATCGCCCCCCAAGCGACGGTCCAGGAACTGCGTAACTTCATCGGCCGCTTCGGCCTCGCCGGCGAAGGCGAAGACCGTCCCGTGGCCACCTTCTCCGGCGGCGAGAAAAGCCGCCTCGCGCTCGCCCTGCTGGCGTGGCAGAAGCCGCACCTGCTGCTGCTGGACGAGCCCACCAACCACCTCGACCTGGACATGCGCGACGCGCTCACCCTGGCGCTGGAAGAATACGGCGGCGCGATGGTGCTGGTGTCCCACGACCGCAGCCTGATCCGCGCCACCGCCGACGAACTGTGGCTGGTGGCGGACGGTACGGTAAAGCTGTTCGAAGGCGACCTGGAAGACTATCGCACCTGGGTCGAGTCGCGCCGCCAAGCGGAGAATGCCGGCAGCAAGTCCGCCCCGGCGGAGAAGCCGCGGCGCGAGAACGCCCCGCGCAAGAAAGCGCTGCTGTCCAAACAGGCAAAACTGGAATCGGAGCTGCACAAGGCCCAGGCCGACCTGGCCGAAACCAACCGCCAGCTTGCCGACCCCGCCTTGTATCAAGGATCCGATGCGGCGCTGGCCAACAGCCTGAACCAGCAAAGGGAAACGCTCGAAGCGCGCGTGGCGCAGCTCGAAGAAGACTGGCTGGAACTGGAAATGGCGCTGGAAGACGCGCTTTGA
- a CDS encoding ATP-binding protein translates to MFGPDAPMMALPTSNLRRIFLLRSIEIGGLLLAIVLARHVLELPLPLPPIAAVIGLLALVNLFTWWRLRQVWPVADGEFFAQLLVDVVAITVLLFYCGGSTNPLVSFYLVPLVIAAITLPAAYTWAMALLTAGCYTLLMFNYYPLMPKSGDFSTAIYLHLTGMWMTFVLSAFLIAFFVVRMASTIRERDRQLAAAREETLRNERIVALGTLAAGAAHELGTPLSTMAVVTRELQREYGANPDLADDLQLLREQVDNCKHILSSLLASAGQARMEDAAGAALDAYLEEVLEKWRLMRPGVTAAVSWLGARPAPHIMTDQTLSQGLLNLLNNAADASPDNVEVEADWDDAEIRLQIRDRGPGLSAEAVQQAGRPFYTTKGNGIGIGLFLANATVERLGGKVSLRNRDGGGAMTEIRLPLSKLQA, encoded by the coding sequence ATGTTCGGACCTGATGCGCCCATGATGGCGCTCCCCACCAGCAATTTGCGGCGTATTTTCCTGCTGCGCAGCATCGAGATCGGCGGCCTGTTGCTGGCCATCGTGCTGGCCCGGCACGTGCTCGAACTGCCGTTGCCATTGCCGCCGATTGCGGCGGTAATCGGGCTGCTGGCGCTGGTGAACCTGTTTACCTGGTGGCGGCTGCGCCAGGTCTGGCCGGTGGCCGATGGAGAGTTCTTTGCCCAGCTGCTGGTGGACGTCGTTGCCATTACCGTGCTGCTGTTCTACTGCGGCGGTTCGACCAACCCGCTGGTGTCGTTCTACCTGGTGCCCCTGGTCATTGCCGCCATCACCCTGCCCGCGGCCTACACCTGGGCCATGGCGCTGCTGACGGCCGGCTGCTACACCCTGCTGATGTTCAATTACTATCCGCTGATGCCGAAAAGCGGCGACTTCAGCACCGCGATCTACCTGCACCTCACCGGCATGTGGATGACTTTTGTCCTTTCCGCCTTCCTTATCGCTTTTTTCGTGGTGCGCATGGCCTCCACCATCAGGGAACGCGACCGCCAGCTGGCCGCCGCGCGCGAGGAAACCCTGCGCAACGAGCGCATCGTGGCCCTCGGCACCCTGGCGGCAGGGGCTGCCCACGAGCTGGGCACGCCGCTCTCCACCATGGCGGTGGTGACGCGCGAGCTGCAGCGTGAATATGGCGCAAACCCGGATCTGGCAGACGACCTGCAGCTGTTGCGCGAGCAGGTGGACAACTGCAAGCACATCCTCTCCAGCCTGCTGGCTTCAGCCGGCCAGGCGCGCATGGAGGACGCGGCCGGTGCCGCGCTGGATGCCTATCTGGAGGAAGTGCTGGAGAAATGGCGCCTGATGCGCCCCGGCGTGACGGCGGCGGTATCGTGGCTGGGCGCCCGCCCCGCCCCGCACATCATGACCGACCAGACCTTGAGCCAGGGGCTGCTCAATCTGCTTAACAACGCCGCCGATGCCTCGCCCGATAACGTGGAGGTCGAGGCGGACTGGGACGACGCGGAAATCAGGCTGCAAATCCGCGACCGCGGCCCCGGCCTGTCTGCGGAAGCGGTACAGCAAGCCGGCCGGCCTTTCTACACCACCAAGGGAAACGGCATCGGCATCGGCCTGTTTCTCGCCAATGCCACCGTCGAGCGCCTAGGCGGCAAGGTGTCGCTGCGCAATCGCGACGGCGGCGGCGCCATGACGGAAATCCGCTTGCCACTTTCAAAACTTCAGGCCTGA
- a CDS encoding response regulator transcription factor gives MQLETEKQSCPSLLLVDDDKTFCRVMARALVKRGFRVVQARDVDSAMMLAEADPPDYAVVDLKLPVHSGLELIKHLKKLDGNTRIVMLTGFASIATAVGAIRLGATHYLAKPADADEIVAALHREAGDADVPPLSLPISVDRLKWEHIQTVLADNGNNISAAARSLNMHRRTLQRKLSKHPVRE, from the coding sequence ATGCAGCTTGAAACAGAGAAACAAAGTTGCCCCAGCCTGCTGCTGGTGGACGATGACAAGACCTTCTGCCGCGTAATGGCGCGCGCACTGGTCAAGCGCGGTTTCCGGGTGGTCCAGGCGCGCGACGTGGATTCGGCCATGATGCTGGCCGAAGCCGATCCGCCGGATTACGCCGTGGTGGACCTCAAATTGCCGGTGCATTCCGGCCTGGAACTGATCAAACACCTGAAGAAATTGGACGGCAATACACGCATCGTGATGCTGACCGGGTTCGCCAGCATTGCCACCGCGGTGGGGGCGATCAGGCTGGGCGCCACGCATTACCTGGCCAAGCCTGCGGATGCGGACGAGATCGTCGCCGCCCTGCATCGCGAGGCGGGCGATGCGGACGTCCCTCCCCTGTCGCTGCCCATTTCGGTCGATCGTCTGAAATGGGAGCATATCCAGACAGTCCTGGCGGATAACGGGAATAACATTTCCGCCGCCGCCAGGTCACTCAACATGCATCGCCGCACCCTGCAGCGCAAATTGTCCAAGCACCCGGTACGGGAATAG
- a CDS encoding response regulator transcription factor, which produces MTQLPSTDDRPSLLLVDDDETFRRVLSKALTKRGFNVSVAHDVDAALLVAEENAPEYAVVDLKMPGPSGLVLVKRLKELDQETRIVMLTGFASIATAVEAIKLGATHYLAKPVDADQIIAAFEREGGDAEAEVTTQPLSVDRLEWEHIQRVLAEHQGNISATARALKMHRRTLQRKLGKHPVRE; this is translated from the coding sequence ATGACCCAACTGCCAAGCACCGATGACCGACCCAGCCTGCTGCTGGTGGACGATGACGAGACTTTCCGCCGCGTCTTGAGCAAAGCGCTTACCAAGCGAGGCTTCAACGTGAGCGTGGCGCACGACGTGGATGCGGCGTTGCTGGTGGCCGAGGAGAACGCGCCGGAATATGCCGTAGTGGACCTGAAAATGCCTGGCCCGTCCGGCCTGGTACTGGTGAAGCGCCTCAAGGAGCTGGACCAGGAAACGCGCATCGTCATGCTCACCGGTTTTGCCAGCATCGCCACGGCGGTGGAGGCGATCAAGCTGGGCGCGACCCATTACCTGGCCAAGCCGGTGGACGCGGATCAGATCATCGCGGCGTTCGAGCGCGAGGGGGGGGATGCAGAAGCGGAGGTGACAACGCAGCCGCTGTCCGTCGACCGCCTCGAATGGGAGCACATCCAGCGCGTGCTGGCGGAACACCAGGGCAACATCTCGGCCACTGCGCGGGCGCTCAAGATGCACCGTCGTACCCTGCAAAGAAAGCTGGGCAAGCACCCGGTTCGGGAATAG
- the cydP gene encoding cytochrome oxidase putative small subunit CydP produces MENPRRSSPSRLGQCGQVLRNKPLLRHLTILLALKIALLWLLWAVFIHGQRVEVDPAHMGSRLSLSPFFSNAIGGNNDRPVRC; encoded by the coding sequence ATGGAAAATCCACGCCGGTCTTCGCCTTCCCGGCTCGGGCAATGTGGCCAGGTGTTGCGCAACAAACCGCTGCTGCGCCACCTCACCATCTTGCTGGCGCTCAAGATCGCCCTGCTCTGGCTGCTGTGGGCCGTCTTCATCCACGGCCAGCGGGTCGAGGTAGATCCCGCGCATATGGGCAGCCGCCTCTCGCTTTCCCCGTTTTTTTCCAATGCAATAGGAGGTAACAATGATCGACCCGTCCGTTGTTGA
- a CDS encoding cytochrome b/b6 domain-containing protein: MNKVYVWDLPTRLFHWTLLGLVVFQWASAEIGGDLLEYHLLTGYAIAALVLFRVVWGFVGGQYARFGNFLRGVGPTLDYARAMRAKTAARHLGHNPLGGWMILALLGILALQIATGLFSNDDIMTEGPLRHLVSDQLSHLFTEVHELGFNLLMALVALHVGAVYVYKIFKKEDLIRPMLTGYKQADDEDAAKQ, translated from the coding sequence ATGAACAAAGTTTACGTCTGGGATCTGCCCACCCGCCTGTTTCACTGGACGCTGCTGGGGCTGGTCGTGTTCCAGTGGGCCAGCGCCGAAATCGGCGGCGACCTGCTGGAATACCACTTGCTGACAGGTTATGCCATCGCCGCGCTGGTGCTGTTCCGCGTGGTGTGGGGCTTCGTCGGCGGCCAGTACGCGCGCTTCGGCAACTTTCTGCGCGGCGTGGGGCCGACCCTCGACTACGCGCGCGCCATGCGCGCCAAAACCGCAGCGCGCCATCTCGGCCACAACCCACTGGGCGGCTGGATGATCCTGGCGCTACTGGGCATATTGGCCCTGCAGATTGCCACCGGGCTTTTTTCCAACGACGACATCATGACGGAAGGACCGCTGCGCCACCTGGTATCGGACCAGCTCAGCCATCTGTTCACGGAAGTCCACGAACTTGGATTTAACCTGCTGATGGCCCTGGTCGCGTTGCATGTCGGCGCCGTCTACGTTTACAAGATTTTCAAGAAGGAAGACCTGATCCGGCCGATGCTGACCGGCTACAAACAGGCTGACGACGAAGACGCGGCAAAACAGTAA
- a CDS encoding type II toxin-antitoxin system VapC family toxin: MRFVLDNSVVMRWLFGDGTQDDLEYAARILDLLKQEDHVAVVPCVWALEVGNVIVRAEAKGLLQEARSAGFLGILQDMSIEPDDRSSRHALGDTLQLARRFRLSSYDASYLELALREELPLATNDDALRKALASAGGKLA, encoded by the coding sequence ATGCGTTTTGTGCTGGATAACTCGGTGGTTATGCGCTGGCTATTTGGAGACGGAACGCAGGACGACCTTGAATACGCCGCGCGCATTCTTGACCTCCTGAAACAGGAAGATCATGTCGCTGTTGTTCCCTGCGTATGGGCGCTGGAGGTCGGCAACGTAATCGTCCGGGCAGAAGCCAAGGGCTTGCTGCAGGAGGCTAGAAGCGCCGGGTTTCTCGGCATCCTTCAGGATATGTCCATCGAACCAGATGACCGCTCCAGTCGGCACGCGCTTGGCGACACCCTCCAACTGGCTCGCCGCTTCAGGCTGTCAAGCTATGATGCTTCATATCTCGAACTTGCGCTGCGGGAAGAATTACCCTTGGCCACTAACGATGATGCACTTAGGAAGGCCTTGGCAAGCGCGGGAGGAAAGCTGGCCTAA
- a CDS encoding cytochrome ubiquinol oxidase subunit I has product MIDPSVVDLSRLQFAATALYHFLFVPLTLGLSWLLVAMEATYVMSGKPIYKEMTRFWGKLYGINFALGVTTGLTMEFQFGTNWAYYSHYVGDIFGAPLAIEGLMAFFLESTMAGLFFFGWDRLSKVGHLSVTALMALATNLSAVLILIANGWMQDPVGSAFNPVTMRMELHDFWALVFNPAAQAKFVHTVSAGYVTGSIFVLAISSWYLMKGRHLEFARRSFRIAAAFGLASALSVIVLGDESGYAVSESQKSKLAAIEAMWESEPAPSAFNLLAWPNEEKQANDWEVRIPYVLGLIATRSTDEVLPGIREIRAENRKRIVSGIEAVTALDAMRKNPQDEAARTRFREHEKDMGYGLLVKKYSEQASLATPQMIDQAAQDSVPRVAPLFWTFRGMVLIAFSMLMLFAFSFWHSAKGSFESKPWLLKWAFWSLPLPWIACHLGWIVAEYGRQPWTVHGMLPTHLSASSLSAASLWGSLAGFLGFYTLLLIAEMFLMFKYARRGPEGHDEPAATQVMAGANA; this is encoded by the coding sequence ATGATCGACCCGTCCGTTGTTGACCTGTCGCGGCTGCAATTCGCCGCGACGGCCCTGTATCACTTTCTCTTCGTACCGCTGACGCTGGGGCTGTCGTGGCTGCTGGTGGCGATGGAGGCGACCTACGTGATGAGCGGCAAGCCCATCTACAAGGAGATGACCCGCTTCTGGGGCAAGCTCTACGGCATCAATTTCGCCCTGGGCGTCACCACCGGGCTGACCATGGAATTCCAGTTCGGCACCAACTGGGCCTATTACTCCCATTACGTAGGCGACATCTTTGGCGCGCCGCTGGCCATCGAGGGACTGATGGCCTTCTTCCTGGAATCCACTATGGCGGGGCTGTTCTTTTTCGGCTGGGACCGGCTCTCCAAAGTTGGACACCTGTCGGTCACCGCTCTCATGGCGCTGGCCACCAACCTCTCCGCCGTACTCATCCTGATCGCCAACGGCTGGATGCAGGACCCGGTGGGCTCCGCGTTCAACCCCGTCACCATGCGCATGGAACTGCACGACTTCTGGGCGCTGGTGTTCAATCCCGCGGCACAGGCCAAGTTCGTGCATACCGTCTCGGCGGGTTATGTCACCGGCTCCATCTTCGTGCTGGCGATTTCCTCCTGGTACCTGATGAAGGGCCGGCACCTGGAATTCGCGCGCCGCTCCTTCCGCATCGCCGCCGCCTTCGGCCTGGCCTCGGCGCTGTCCGTGATCGTGCTGGGAGACGAATCCGGCTACGCCGTGTCCGAGAGCCAGAAATCCAAACTGGCTGCCATCGAAGCCATGTGGGAAAGCGAGCCCGCCCCCTCCGCCTTCAATCTGCTGGCCTGGCCCAACGAGGAAAAACAGGCCAACGACTGGGAGGTGCGCATCCCCTACGTGCTGGGGCTGATCGCCACGCGCTCGACCGACGAGGTGTTGCCGGGCATCCGCGAGATACGCGCGGAAAACAGGAAACGCATCGTCTCCGGCATCGAGGCGGTCACCGCGCTGGACGCCATGCGCAAGAACCCGCAGGACGAGGCCGCGCGCACCCGCTTCAGGGAACACGAAAAGGATATGGGCTATGGCCTGCTGGTCAAGAAATACAGCGAGCAGGCAAGCCTGGCCACGCCGCAGATGATCGACCAGGCCGCGCAGGATTCGGTGCCCAGGGTCGCGCCGCTGTTCTGGACTTTCCGCGGCATGGTGCTGATCGCCTTCTCCATGCTGATGCTGTTCGCGTTCTCGTTCTGGCATAGCGCCAAGGGCAGTTTCGAAAGCAAGCCGTGGCTCTTGAAATGGGCATTCTGGTCGCTGCCCCTGCCCTGGATTGCCTGTCACCTCGGCTGGATCGTCGCCGAATACGGTCGCCAACCCTGGACGGTGCACGGCATGCTGCCCACCCACCTCTCCGCATCTTCCCTTTCGGCCGCCAGCCTGTGGGGATCGCTGGCGGGCTTCCTGGGTTTTTACACCCTGCTGCTCATCGCCGAGATGTTCCTGATGTTCAAGTACGCCCGCCGCGGTCCGGAAGGGCATGACGAACCGGCCGCCACGCAGGTGATGGCCGGCGCTAACGCATAA
- a CDS encoding type II toxin-antitoxin system Phd/YefM family antitoxin, whose protein sequence is MTTYVEVGTYDAKTHFPEYLRKVRAGMAFRITNRGEYVADLVPPGTREKRDGAKAAGRMQQFIQAHPAIKDVDIKGLIEEGRD, encoded by the coding sequence ATGACCACCTACGTCGAGGTCGGAACTTATGATGCAAAAACACATTTCCCGGAGTACTTGAGAAAGGTGCGGGCGGGGATGGCATTCAGAATTACCAATCGGGGGGAGTACGTCGCCGATCTGGTGCCACCAGGCACAAGGGAAAAGCGTGATGGCGCTAAGGCGGCAGGGCGAATGCAGCAGTTCATTCAAGCCCACCCAGCGATCAAGGATGTTGATATCAAGGGGTTGATCGAGGAAGGGCGCGACTGA
- a CDS encoding bacteriohemerythrin, whose translation MAYIKWTSDLDTGISVIDGQHRKIVDYINMLNAAKENGDKSVVAEVLEQLADYTMSHFAFEEGLQEQAGYQYLQAHKRVHAIFIKKVAEYQSRMTNGEDVIDQVLATLKRWLVNHIKNDDADYVSAVRGMTPDNRGDKRRNWFTKRLRRLLGSPPAA comes from the coding sequence TTGGCGTATATAAAATGGACCAGCGACCTGGATACCGGGATTAGCGTAATCGACGGTCAGCACAGGAAAATTGTCGATTACATAAACATGCTGAATGCGGCCAAGGAAAACGGCGACAAGTCGGTTGTCGCGGAAGTGCTGGAGCAATTGGCTGATTACACGATGTCCCATTTCGCTTTCGAGGAAGGTCTGCAGGAGCAGGCCGGTTACCAGTACCTGCAAGCACATAAAAGAGTCCATGCCATATTCATCAAGAAAGTGGCCGAATACCAGTCGAGAATGACCAACGGAGAGGACGTCATCGATCAGGTACTGGCTACCCTGAAGCGATGGCTGGTAAACCACATCAAAAACGATGACGCCGACTACGTTTCTGCCGTCAGGGGCATGACGCCAGACAATCGCGGCGATAAGCGGAGAAACTGGTTTACCAAGCGCCTGCGGAGACTTTTAGGGTCGCCGCCGGCGGCATAG
- the cydB gene encoding cytochrome d ubiquinol oxidase subunit II, whose product MLDYETLKLIWWLLVGVLLIGFAIMDGHDMGVGILLPFLGKNDVERRVMINTVAPHWDGNQVWFITAGGAIFAAWPVVYATAFSGMYWALLLVLFALFFRPVGFDYRSKLPNPAWRSFWDWGLFAGSAVPALVFGVAFGNLLQGVPFHFDESMRSFYTGSFWALVLNPFALLTGVVSVAMLTLQGATFLAHRTEGPLQARARNAATLFGVLLIAGFAGAGVWVSGMEGYVITSAIDTNAAMNPLMKEVGRVPGGWLANYGKIPLLWLVPAIGLGGALLAVLMVRAGRNLLAFVGSSLACLGIIGTAGVSLFPFIMPSSSDPRSSITAWDAVSSHYTLWVMFWVALIFTPMVLAYTGWAYRVMRGKVTDEFIRANDKVLY is encoded by the coding sequence ATGCTGGATTACGAAACCCTGAAACTTATCTGGTGGCTGCTGGTGGGCGTACTGCTCATCGGCTTCGCCATCATGGACGGCCACGACATGGGGGTGGGCATACTGCTCCCGTTCCTGGGAAAGAACGATGTCGAACGGCGCGTGATGATCAACACCGTCGCGCCCCACTGGGACGGCAACCAGGTGTGGTTCATCACCGCCGGCGGCGCCATTTTCGCCGCCTGGCCGGTAGTCTATGCCACCGCCTTCTCCGGCATGTACTGGGCCTTGCTGCTGGTGCTGTTCGCACTGTTCTTCCGCCCGGTCGGTTTCGATTACCGCTCCAAACTGCCCAATCCTGCCTGGCGCAGTTTCTGGGACTGGGGCCTGTTTGCCGGCAGCGCGGTACCCGCACTGGTATTCGGCGTGGCTTTCGGCAATCTCCTGCAGGGCGTGCCGTTCCACTTCGACGAATCGATGCGCTCGTTTTACACCGGCAGCTTCTGGGCATTGGTGCTCAACCCCTTCGCCTTGCTGACCGGGGTGGTCAGCGTCGCCATGCTAACCCTGCAAGGCGCCACCTTCCTGGCGCATCGCACTGAAGGCCCCTTGCAGGCAAGGGCCAGGAATGCCGCCACGCTATTCGGCGTGCTGCTGATCGCGGGCTTTGCGGGTGCGGGCGTCTGGGTCTCCGGCATGGAAGGCTATGTAATCACTTCGGCCATCGACACCAATGCGGCCATGAACCCGCTGATGAAGGAAGTCGGCCGCGTTCCCGGCGGCTGGCTCGCCAACTACGGCAAAATCCCGTTGCTGTGGCTGGTGCCCGCCATCGGCCTGGGGGGCGCGCTGCTCGCCGTGCTCATGGTGCGCGCGGGCAGGAACCTGCTCGCCTTCGTCGGCTCGTCGCTGGCCTGCCTCGGCATCATCGGCACCGCCGGGGTATCCCTGTTCCCCTTCATCATGCCGTCCTCGTCCGACCCCCGCTCCAGCATCACGGCCTGGGACGCGGTGTCCAGCCACTACACCCTGTGGGTGATGTTCTGGGTGGCTCTCATCTTCACGCCCATGGTGCTGGCCTACACCGGCTGGGCCTACCGGGTGATGCGCGGCAAGGTGACCGACGAATTCATCCGCGCCAACGACAAGGTTCTTTACTGA
- the xerC gene encoding tyrosine recombinase XerC — translation MAGERREEGGNAELLRQYLSHLQHERRLSPLTGKSYARDIDELFRLAGETPLAELQIQQIRRFIAQLHARGLGSRTLARMLSAWRGFYGYLGHAHGFVHNPCAGLKAPKAAKTLPQALSPEQAAHLMEVPPDDALALRDRAMLELLYSSGLRLAELVGTNLEDFDFAAGEVRVTGKGNKTRIVPLGRLAVEALQTWLTERTLLVQSEEKALFVGKAGTRLTPRAVQLRLKQWGIKLGINANIHPHVLRHSFATHVLQSSGDLRAVQEMLGHANISTTQVYTHLDFQHLAKVYDAAHPRARKKP, via the coding sequence ATGGCCGGGGAGAGGAGAGAGGAGGGCGGCAACGCCGAGCTGCTGCGGCAGTACCTTTCCCATCTCCAGCACGAACGCCGCCTGTCGCCCCTGACCGGCAAGAGTTACGCCCGCGACATCGATGAACTGTTCCGCCTGGCCGGCGAAACCCCGCTGGCCGAGCTGCAAATCCAGCAGATCCGGCGTTTCATCGCCCAGCTTCACGCCAGAGGTCTGGGCAGCCGCACCCTGGCACGCATGCTCTCGGCGTGGCGCGGCTTCTACGGCTATCTCGGCCACGCTCACGGCTTCGTCCACAACCCCTGCGCCGGCCTCAAGGCGCCGAAAGCCGCCAAGACCCTGCCCCAGGCGCTCTCCCCGGAGCAGGCCGCGCACCTCATGGAAGTACCGCCCGACGACGCGCTGGCGCTGCGCGACCGCGCCATGCTGGAACTGCTCTATTCCTCAGGCCTGCGCCTGGCCGAGCTGGTGGGGACGAACCTGGAAGATTTCGATTTCGCGGCAGGGGAAGTGCGCGTCACCGGCAAAGGCAACAAGACGCGCATCGTCCCGCTCGGGCGTCTGGCGGTAGAAGCGCTGCAAACCTGGCTGACAGAGCGGACGCTGCTGGTTCAAAGTGAAGAAAAAGCCCTGTTCGTCGGCAAAGCCGGCACCCGACTCACGCCGCGGGCCGTGCAGCTCCGCCTCAAGCAATGGGGCATCAAACTCGGCATCAACGCCAACATCCACCCCCACGTCCTGCGCCACTCCTTCGCCACCCACGTCCTGCAATCCAGCGGCGATTTAAGGGCGGTGCAGGAAATGCTCGGCCACGCCAACATCTCAACGACGCAGGTGTATACCCATCTCGATTTTCAGCATCTCGCCAAGGTGTACGACGCAGCTCACCCGCGCGCACGGAAAAAGCCTTGA